The following coding sequences lie in one Metopolophium dirhodum isolate CAU chromosome 5, ASM1992520v1, whole genome shotgun sequence genomic window:
- the LOC132945107 gene encoding cuticle protein 16.5-like, translated as MNAIMKITLAAVAVFASAMMTASAKPTELVPAAAIAPVAVATPYASSFTSHSVAHSVATPVVPAAPYVAAAPYAAAPYVASPYAAAPYVAAAPYVASPYAASPYRASPYGYYPYAAPAYL; from the exons atgaacGCCATCATGAAAATC ACATTAGCCGCCGTTGCAGTTTTCGCGTCCGCCATGATGACCGCTTCTGCCAAACCAACTGAACTCGTGCCCGCCGCCGCCATCGCTCCAGTGGCTGTTGCTACGCCATACGCTAGCTCATTCACGTCACACAGCGTGGCCCACAGCGTAGCCACCCCGGTCGTACCGGCCGCTCCGTACGTGGCCGCCGCTCCATACGCCGCGGCACCATACGTCGCTTCGCCTTACGCGGCCGCACCTTACGTCGCCGCGGCTCCTTACGTGGCCTCTCCTTACGCCGCGTCGCCATACAGGGCCTCTCCTTACGGTTACTACCCGTACGCCGCTCCGGCTTACCTGTAA
- the LOC132945916 gene encoding uncharacterized protein LOC132945916, protein MSELTSIIMISCFELIYIGKFVPLIWRILFDSKLSIVLTKLETIHEKLIRLNVVGPINIKMYWIYIIGFIGNVMGVVTQTVRVLNIVENLKTQEMINLTVMNTCQLVVFYEYILLILYTQWIVYKINEQIPEIRSCLSTFRDMYLEVLECLNDVNKSIYGLPAIVSFIATNVAEIIYIIYNHILFPRNQFSAFPVIRLSMRVFNILTLYMTGQATEKEINRMSLVLHQRSVIERNPRIKRQIKFFLLRRLHEHFHFQLYGIFYINIRQLLILTNSAIGYLVIQILFRLNK, encoded by the exons ATGTCTGAACTAACGTCTATAATAATGATCAgttgttttgaattaatttacattGGAAAATTCGTACCTCTTATCTGGCGCATACTTTTTGATAGTAAATTATCCATTGTATTGACAAAACTTGAAACAATTCACGAAAAATTGATACGCCTGAATGTGGTCGGtccgataaatataaaaatgtattggatTTACATTATTGGATTTATTGGAAATGTCATGGGAGTTGTAACTCAAACCGTCAGAGTGCTAAATATTGTCGAAAATCTTAAAACACAAGAAATG ATTAATTTGACGGTTATGAATACTTGTCAATTAGtagtattttatgaatatatactactaatattatacacacagtgGATAGTGTACAAGATAAATGAACAAATTCCTGAAATAAGGTCGTGCTTAAGTACATTCAGAGATATGTATTTGGAAGTTTTAGAATGCTTGAACGATGTCAACAAATCAATATATGGTTTACCGGCCATAGTTTCTTTTATTGCAACAAATGTCGccgaaataatttatataatatacaaccatATATTATTTCCTAGAAACCAGTTTTCTGCATTTCCAGTCATAAGATTATCAATGAGAGTATTTAATATTCTGACATTATACATGACTGGTCAAGCCACGGAAAAagag atAAATCGGATGAGTCTTGTATTACATCAACGATCCGTAATCGAAAGAAACCCTAGGATTAAACgtcag atcaagttttttttactaCGAAGATTGCACGAGCACTTCCATTTTCAGTTGTAtggaatattttatatcaatataagacAACTACTTATCCTAACAAACAGTGCAATTGGTTATTTAGTAATTCAAATTCTGTTCagattgaataaataa